One Rhodothermales bacterium genomic window carries:
- a CDS encoding c-type cytochrome domain-containing protein: protein MPRSALHYLLYFAVALAGCRSDLPREVARALPEEVDFNFDVRPLLSDRCYACHGPDEATREAGLRLDTEDGALATRLDSGGYAIVPGDLAESVLIGRILSDDPAEMMPPPESNLALSAADKAVLVRWIEQ from the coding sequence ATGCCTCGTTCCGCACTGCACTACCTCCTCTATTTTGCCGTCGCCCTCGCCGGCTGCCGGTCCGACCTGCCCCGTGAGGTCGCCCGCGCCCTGCCCGAGGAGGTCGACTTCAACTTCGACGTCCGCCCCCTGCTCTCGGACCGCTGCTACGCCTGCCACGGGCCCGACGAGGCCACCCGCGAAGCCGGCCTCCGCCTGGACACCGAAGACGGCGCCCTCGCCACCCGGCTCGACTCCGGCGGCTACGCCATCGTCCCGGGCGACCTCGCCGAAAGTGTCCTCATCGGGCGCATCCTGTCCGACGACCCCGCGGAGATGATGCCGCCGCCCGAATCGAACCTCGCGCTCTCGGCCGCCGACAAGGCGGTGCTCGTCCGGTGGATCGAACAG